GTaaactatgtagctatatgttttAATTACcattgagcaaaatagataaattttgagcaaaatatcGAGCAAAATAGGTTgaaaaaaaagaattgccagaaagaaaaataggtgaaaaaaaaagcaaaataggttCATCCCTAATCAGAATATCATCTAAATATACTACAACTTTTGGCACTCCTTGCAAAAGTGCTTCCATGATCCTCTAGAATATGGCTGGTGCTGAACTGACTCCATAGGGTAGGCGGTTGTACTTAAACAAACCCTTCTGGGTGTTAATAACTACCAAAGCCTTGAACGGTTCATCTAAACACACTTGTTGATAAGCCTGACTGAGGTCCAACTTAGTAAAGTACTTACCACCTGCCAAccttgcaaacaaatcacttattTGGGGAATGGGGTACCTATCTAACCTCGCTACTACTATTCACAGTCAGTTTAAAATGTCCACAAATCCTAGCTGAAGCCTTATCTGCCTTTAACAGTGGCACAATGGGCGCTGCCCATTCCGAAAATGTAACTGGCTCTACAATACCCTCATCTACAAGCCTATCTAATTCCCTTTCTACTAAAGTCCTCATAGAAAACGGTACTGACCTAACTTGACAAAAACGAGGTGTTGCATCCGGGTCAATGTGTATAGTAGCACTAAACCCTTGCAGGGTACCCAACCCAGGTGCAAACACCGCTTGATACCTATCTAACAACCTATCTAAAGCAGAGtcattcattgtatgtatagccTTCCAATCCAGTTTAAAACAACTAAGCCAATTCCTACCTAACAAACTAGACCCCGACTTGTCAATCACCAACAAAGGCAGGTTGGCACTCTTTTTACCATGGCATACATCAACTCCTAGAACAGACAACGGCTCACCTCCAAAAGTTGACAACCGTATGGAGCTCTTCATCAACTTTCAAGTTTTGCTCTCTGGGTTAAACATTCCCGGTTGCCCTATCAGTTGTCCCGCCATGCTGTAATCTGGTCCTTGTCGCCAAAATGTTATAATTGATAATCATTAGAATCACCAAACAGCATCAACAGACAGTGTACAACAGCCATTTTACATACATGCCGAGAACTGGttacacaagtacaaaaacCAGTTTTATAGGTTACATCACACGATTCCTATAGATTACACAATCATTATTTATAGAATCTCTAGCGTCAGTTACCACATATGCACACCATAGTTTCAATGTGCAAATGGAAGAATAATTCTGTCACTGAAACATCATGACTGGGCAAGTCAGCTATCTCTAAACAATACTGCCATATCAGTAGTAATGAAGATTTTGTTGCTCAAGGGAATGGTGATAAAGCCAATGAAACCACTGATAGTTTGGATTCCATTGATAGCACAAACAAGCGTAGTTCATCATCTTGATCAATCACCTCATCACCATCCAATGAAGATCAATCCCAGCAACCTACAGCTAAAAGATTTAAACACATCAATGATGCCATTGATTCAAGTATTGAGAGCAAAAAGCaaggtatagctatagctagttgataCGTATGGAGATAGGTCCGTATACTAATGTTCTACTTTTATTGTTATTGAACAGCATTCAAGAACAgccaataaaaattttaatttatggTTTCTCAGTTCAGCAATACTGTACATCAATTTTGTCAACAATTGATTGAATTAAGTTCAGATTAAAGAGATAATTTGATTAACTTCTCTACCAGCATGTTTTATTTCATACAGTTAGTTGTACTTCATATTTCTACCTCACTGCATGCTTTACAACAGTGTTGCACTGACAACAATGTCATCTATTATAAAATGTGTAGGTGGAAATTAATTATTTTGATTGTATTTTTATGGTTTGTACTTCACGCAATTAATATCTTCTTCTGGAAAACTAAGAGCACACAGATAGACACCATATTTTCTAAGCAAGTCTACCTAAGGAAGTATGGGATTTATCAGTGGAAGTCATGGATATTTTTGAGAGGTTTGAGCTTACTGGTCAAACACGTAGCCTCACTAACCCAGTTAGTAAACCAGAATTCAGGCAAAACTATCTCACCCCTATAAGAAAGTTAGACAAGGAGATCATTGCTTTATGCTGCAAAAGGTCATTGATGGTACATACTCACTAGCTGAACTGAAAACAAAAGCAGCTGAAATGAAGAAACTTATGCTCCTAAAAAAGGCATTTGTACAATGCACCAGCTCACGCACTTGGGGAAAATGCTGTGCAGAAGTTCCCATTTTATGCCTCCGATGCTAACTAAAGAGATTTATCAGGGTGGATTTGCAGAAGGAGATCCCACAATCTTTTATGGATATTTGTAGGAGGAAGGTGTAGCTGGTAGTCACAACAGTGTCAGCTGTGACAAAGCAGTTGGTGTTGCTATTGATACAAAAGTATCAGAGCTTAATCCTCAAAAATTTAAGCAAGTGTTTCTTTGCTTTTAGGGGGCCAAGTTGAGCATAATCACTTGTGCCGAAGTAAGTACAATTTTTAAAAGACTATTTACATGTAGTACATTAAAGCGTATATCTAGCTAAATAGATGTTCTATACGTATGCATacctacatactgtatatatgtatgaatGACATTGGTTTTGTGTATATATGGGCATACAGGAAACAACAAAGGAAAGTTTAGAAGGTGTAGCATACACCATTAAAGAAATAATGCCATGTGCAATTGCCACGTCTTCACTGTTGCTGCATTCTGCAGCCTGAAAAAGTTGCTACAGGTACAAGAGGTGTGGACAACAGTGTTCACAAATGTGGATACACTGTACTGTGCTTGCTTGCAAGAGAGATCAATCAAGATTTGAAGTTGTGAAGATTTGTGTCACTAATATGTATAATATCACATGCACAGGCAATACTATTTTTATACTGTAGTAGTACAATATTAATTATTATCAAACTGCTAATAATATATCATAAATACATGTAAAGTGTTATGCATGTTGCTTGATTATACACTGTAGCATCTGCTGAATCTATGATACTCGTACCTTGTTTGAGTGCAGTGGTGGTGGGATTTTTCTCCATTGATGATAAACTGAAGGATGACCATTTCTTTTATAAAGAACAGGAGCAACGATTCAATTGTTATGAAGGAAATCATTACGAAACTATGAAATTTGTTATTGAGCATTTTTCTGCTCCTGAAGGTACTATCTTGGATTTTACAGGAGATAAAGGTATAGTGTGTATAATTAAATCATTCTCcaagttacatgtacagtatctcTAGAAAAGCACAACTGAAACTTACATTAATTAAATGAGCCATTGAAAACTCTATAGCATCAAGAGTTTATCACTATAAAGGATGGCAAAATCTTTATAGATAGAAAGCATATTTAACAAACTTTACTTAATTTACATTGTATGATAGCTCAGTATCTATACTTTTATCAACTAATTATTAAAGAGTGAGAATGTATCACAAATTAGACTCATTTTACTCACTCCTTCATGGTTGACGCTGAAAACGCTGGTGTCATAGTGTTGATGAGCTGCTTTGTGAGCAGAATTAGGGATATAAGACAAAATTACAACTTAAGAAAATAGTCATCAACTTTCATTCTCATCTTGAGTTAATTCGTTAGCAAGTAATTGAATATACCATTACACATCCTATTTGCTTTTTGTTGCTGGATTATAACATCTCTACGATCTTGACGCTTTTTGCATTCCTAGAGATAGCATATGTCTTCTGCTGCAACTGGTGAATTTTTTGCTTTTGAATTTCAGCTTCATTGGAACAATCCTTCGATTGACTGGCTTTATGATGTCCTGATTGAGGAAGACAGTATTCCTCTAGAAGAAACCTGACTTATTAACAACGCGCGAGTATTGTGCCGTCAAGTACCATTATAATACATTATAGTTCACGGAGAAtcattattttaaaataaacGGAAATAATGATGTCACTACCCATAGCTTCTAATACTGCGAAGATATATCAGCTTGTTAtttcagttccagttctagaatcaTAAACCTTtggaattacagttccagttccagtctaGAACTATAActgttagaattacagttccagttctggaaccatgaCCTTTAGAAttatagttccagttccagttctggaactatagcttttagaattacagttccagttctagttctattCTGTACGTGTTTCAATTCCTGCTCAAAACATTAACACAAGTTGTTATTTGTAAACAACCCTAGAAAAATGAACAAGTAATGTAGGTGGGAAAAGTTGATAGGTTAATTTATTTGCATATTCTATACATGTGTAGAAATATCATTTCTTTTAtagcagtatagctagctaagttCAATATCTCAAAAGCATGGAAGTTAAAAGCCAAAATTATCCTCAGAAACAAGAAAGAATTAACTCTAAAAATGGTAATGGTTTCTCCAAGCCTGAATATTTATATAAGGCAAGAGTCCAGTTGTCCAGTCCTCCAGTTCAGCCCAGTGTTTCTAGATATATAACCTTTTGCATCATTGAATACTTATCAGTTCTTGCTTTTATCAGCACACTAACTGTAGTCGTGTAATGAGCATCGTATTTGCTATTTTTATTGATAACAACTAAATGATTATGACCAATTTCAGTgccagtattagttccagtacttcattttagttccagttctagttccagtatttaggaaaattaattattgttctAGTTCCAGTATTGAGGAAagtaaaattattgttccagaagaactggaactaaaataaaattgctggtactggaattacttttagttccagtactcagtactggaacaacactatttgaaatgctgtgtaatgggttgaacatagctgacaaccaagtGTAATggaacttcacttttcagatgataattgatatagctggggagcgaggcgccatttcagatgcggtatgtgtgggttcaccagtcataacataGACACTGCATCACATTTTGAAGGTTTTTAGAGAGGAAACTTTAGATAATAATGTGGAGCTTCATCACGTATAGAAGCCCTGGTAGCAGGGGTCCCAAATGCTGAATGTAGCCCTGTTAACCTTAAAGTTTCCTCTCTAAAAACCTTCAAAAATGTAATGCAGTGTCTAtcttatgactggtgaacccacacataccgcatctgaaatggcaccttgctccccagctatatcagttattgtctgaaaagtgaagtatccattacacttagttgtcagctatgttcaacccattacacaggatttcaaatcaataacttttccggaagcacctctacaatctatgcataccaaaagaaatggtgccgttcCCCAActttattaattatcatctgaaaagtgaagtatccattgaaTGTTGTTATGTGCAGACTTCAACAGGTATGACACAATTGTCTCCCTCTTTCCTTTTAACCCTAAATATAAAGCAAAACTCGTTTTTGCATGACAATATTGgcggtagaggtgtaccgatatgagtttttggcatgtaccgatatccaatattgatgccaccagaagccgataaccaatagccgatccgatatttgcattatagttaaaagtgtacatttacctactatacaacatgtgcatgccATACTCTGCCTGTgatggtatacagcttgggtttctattgtgcaatccagacaattaggcacccacaaacatttttatgtatactcccatgaagccttaaacggatatttctgcattactctgcattctaatggcttgtgagaaagctggtacagcaagtttccttggttatcctgtgacccttcttttattGCAAGGTACTCTATAGCTGCTTCATTTGTTAAGACCGTGATAAGCttttcagcaacaaacactacaatcgcgtgtatttatatggcttctcgtagcgtttGCTACTGTCTAAATATcagtagcgatatcggtcctcctactgttctgtaccgataccgatattggtaaaaaatgccatatcgatggccgatattttagccgatccaattatcggtacacctctaattggCGGTACGTTGAACCttactactactgctatactGCTACTGCTATAACATCAATACATAAGGCCttcattattgtaatacttGTTTTGATCCCTATGTACTGCAATAAAAGATAAGGTTGTTTAAAAATGTCAGAGTacattactgctctattagggtagaaAGGTGCAAGCCCTGTGAAGCAAGTGTTCCAACCCCTTTGTATCATTCTGCTTTGTTTATGTAAGAGGTTAATGCACTTGGTCATTGTGTGTTTCCATCTATTGTGTTTACAGTGTAGATAATATACCATACAATTATATTTTGTTAAGGTAAAGGCAGTGGAAATAAACTTAGTTATGTACTTGTGATTAGTTGATTGTCCTGTGTAATCATTCCTGTAAATTAGGGATACCTACTGTGTGCCTGAATATAAGAATGAAAGAGTGTATATGTGAGCCAGTCATGTTAGACAAATTCTGAAAAATTATATACACGAATTGTACTGTAGCAAAATTGCTTGAAGACAAGCCATTGCAATTTAATCTTGGTAAAGGAgtgatcttattaatgaggtcattatTTAGCTCTTTGGGtctggtctttgtaaagaggtggtttAGTGacaaggtggtctttcaatggTGACTACTAGGTGAGGTTATATATAAACATTTGACCATTTCAATTTCGGCATTTCTGCCATTTTCACTGTTTCTCAATTACCCTCTATACAATGCTTGGTATGTTACCTGCTTGATCCTGTATTGACTTTGATGGTCTGGTTACCTTGCAACTTAGCTTCCTCCTCTTCACCGTTGTAAACAACATCATCACTGCTATTGtaaacatcaacttgttcactACTAGAAGTAGTACTGCCTTCCTTTGGTGTATCTGTTTGCTGCAAGAAGGTTTAAGAGCACTCACGGTGTGGtacgccagcttcttgggccgcacgacacactaccatgtgtcttgatatagtcaCTATGAGATCGTCGGGACAAAGTAATTCGGCAATACTGCATAGGACATGACTTATAATTAATTCATCAGCTACACTGAGTAGATGCCACACCACATTTGTTATAACGGAAGTATATCTTACACAACAATTAGCAGGAAGTAGGACATGCATGCACCGCTTATTTGCaagctactgtataattataatcgTAATTGTACATTTAGCTAGCCAGggagtagtgttgcaccgataatcggatcggctatcggTTAAACCATATATCGGCTTAAATTATacttatcggtatcggtaatggATCAAAAGACACAACACTAGCCGATACGATATAATTACACGTGATTTATGCAAGCGCCGCAACCGATTAATTGTCTATTGTTAATGCTCGAAAATGGCAATGCAGTAAACCCTAGCCGTGATTTGGGAAGAAAAACATCAGTTATTTGGGAATTCTTTACTGTTGATGAGGACAGCAAGTTTGCTATTTGTGATGAGTGTGAAGCGAAAGTTCCCAGAGGTGGCTCTACGACGAAGTCTTATACTACTACTAACCTTGTAAACCATTTAGTAAAAAGACACCCGGAAATCCACTCAAAATATCTGGAAAGGACAACGGAAAAGGAGCCAAAGCAGCCAATGGAAACAAGAAAACGGGAACTACAATGACAACTTTCTTTAAGCGAAGTGCAAGACCGAAGTAAGGGCTGGGATATCAACGACCAGAGGGCACAACGAGTACACCGAAAAATAGGTGAGATGGTAGCGATTGACTGCCAACCAATTTCAATGGTAGAAGATGTGGGATTCAGGCAAGTCTTGAAGTTGCTAGAACCACGCTACCAGTGCCCCAGTAGGAAATATTTTACTGAAACGATTATTCCAAAAATATACTCTAGAATGAAAGAGGAAGTTGTGAGGCTGATCAACAGTTGTGATGATGAAAGTTACTTGAGCTTTACGATGGATGCGTGGAGTTCAAGTGTGAATGATACGGCATTGCTTAGCCTTACAGCTCATTGGATTGATAGCCAGTTCAAGCGAGTTTCTGCTGTTTTGAATGCCCAATGCCTTACTGAAGCCCACACTGGAGAGTACATCGCTGCTCAGGTACTCAGCATGCTGGAAAAATGGGAAATAGCATTGCAGAGGGTGCATTTAGTGATCACTGACAACGCCAGTAATATGGCTAAGGCCATGCGTGATGCTTCTCTACCACATTTTGGGTGTTTTGCCCATTCTCTTCAGTTAGCAATCAATGATGGCTTACTATCTCAGAAAATAGTGAAAGATATCATTGCAATATGCAAGAGTATAGTTGGGAATTTTCACCGCTCGTCTGTTGCTTCTCACAActtgaaaagaattcaagaaaGCCTGAATATTCCACAACATAAATTGAAGCAGAATGTCCAAACAAGATGGAATTCCACATGTTACATGTTGACATCAGTCCAAGAGCAAAAGATGGCGTTAGCAGCATATGCTGCTGAAAATAGCGGTGTTCAACAGCTTTCATCTCACCAGTTGGATGTAATGAAAAGAGTTATTGAAATTTTATCTCCTGTGGAAGAGATCACTAGGTCTATATCTGCAGACCTTGCAGCTATTTCCATCGTCATACCGTACATACGTATACTTACCAGAGCACTTGAAAAAAACACTGATGACAGTGGCATTCGCACTATGAAAAGAAAACTGCTTCATTCGCTTAAACTACGTTTTAACAGAattgaagaaaataagaagttATCTCTTGCTACTTTCCTTGACCCTAGGTTTAAGGACAAATTCTTTTCAAGCAATATTGTTAAAGCAACAATTAAAGAAATTTTATTGGAAGAAATGTCCAAGCTTGACACTGGTTTGCAAGGTAACACTGAAATGGAGGGACCAACAAGGCCTAAGAGAGTTTGCCCACTAAAAAGTAGCATTCTGTTAGATGTATTTTCTGAAATTGTTGCTGATAGCAGTGAAGACCTGCCCACATCTATTAGTGAAGTTGATAGGTACTTAAGTGTGCCTTTAATAGATTTCAATACAGGTAACCCTTTTATGTGGTGGTCACAGCATTGTCAAGAATTTCCAATTCTTTCAAAACTAGCCCGACAATTCCTGTCTGCACCTGCCACTTCAGTGCCATCTGAGCGACTGTTCTCTGCTGCAGGAGACCTACATGATGAAAAACGAAACAGGATTATGCCAGAATTATCAGAGGAGCTATTGTTCATAAAAAACAACTTTGTTCTAGTTGGTACTACTTACAAACAACTTACCCTGTAGTTTACATTGTGTAAAGAACTATCAGAGAATCAGTCTAATACCTTTCTACCAGAGTAACTGTAACAACACATATTGTTTGTGAGTTTGTAATGTTTATGAAAAGTTATTAAAGTGTTTCTTTATTATTTATGTATCATATCGGATCGGCTAGTGATATCGGCATCAATGCATTCTTATaaatcggttatcggaatatcggctaaaattccatatcggtgcaacactaccaGGGAGTTGACTCAGCTTATGATGATTTTCAGCGGAGCCCTATCCTCTACCAACCTGTCTACAACTTTAAACTGGTGAATAGCTAATCAACTCAGAAGATTAACACATAAAGGGCATGTCAAAAATAGTTAGCCAAAAGAAGCTTTGTGTGTTAATCTTCTGAGTAGCTAATCAACTCAGAAGATTAACACATAAAGGGCATGTCAAAAATAGTTACTACCAAAAGAAGCTTTGTGTGTTAATCTTCTGAGTAGGGCTCCGCTGAAAATTATCATTAGCTGAGTCAACTCCCTGGCCAGCTAAATAGTACGATTACGATCATGCATGTCCTACTTCCTGCTCATTGTTGTGTAAGATCATGTGATATACTTCCATTATAATAAATATGGTGTGGTATCTACT
This genomic interval from Dysidea avara chromosome 15, odDysAvar1.4, whole genome shotgun sequence contains the following:
- the LOC136245324 gene encoding zinc finger BED domain-containing protein 4-like gives rise to the protein MVAIDCQPISMVEDVGFRQVLKLLEPRYQCPSRKYFTETIIPKIYSRMKEEVVRLINSCDDESYLSFTMDAWSSSVNDTALLSLTAHWIDSQFKRVSAVLNAQCLTEAHTGEYIAAQVLSMLEKWEIALQRVHLVITDNASNMAKAMRDASLPHFGCFAHSLQLAINDGLLSQKIVKDIIAICKSIVGNFHRSSVASHNLKRIQESLNIPQHKLKQNVQTRWNSTCYMLTSVQEQKMALAAYAAENSGVQQLSSHQLDVMKRVIEILSPVEEITRSISADLAAISIVIPYIRILTRALEKNTDDSGIRTMKRKLLHSLKLRFNRIEENKKLSLATFLDPRFKDKFFSSNIVKATIKEILLEEMSKLDTGLQGNTEMEGPTRPKRVCPLKSSILLDVFSEIVADSSEDLPTSISEVDRYLSVPLIDFNTGNPFMWWSQHCQEFPILSKLARQFLSAPATSVPSERLFSAAGDLHDEKRNRIMPELSEELLFIKNNFVLVAYELSSGALEMDEIEVANVDADDLTNASFSTASEEQPEKQCLLKVDMESCTFGSFTAKEMYKLYHQA